One region of Dokdonia sp. 4H-3-7-5 genomic DNA includes:
- a CDS encoding alpha/beta hydrolase-fold protein: MKYYIYLFILIGSILMVNQHAIAQTTVPQTEQFQNRIVDSIFSKTLSESRDFWVRLPDNFRPDSDEKYAVIYLIDGFSLESTLEAVYGNYWGHYLPHMILVGISNRNNRIRDLTTSQIKMRRGSAMNDETGGAEIFTKFMEEELIPYIDSKYPTMNYRTLIGHSYAGLFTINMLVNHKHLFQNYIAIDPSLDWDDQKLLKEAKQKLSTESYKGKSLFVSLAAEQLHMWNEEINMENIMDDSSEFTLFARSIIEFSNYTKSQKQNGLNFSWKVYNEDLHGTVPLPSIRDGLIFLFEWYQFKSPQKYNNPETPIEELVSLLKVQEQIYTEHFGVPTAPMIDEMLNGYGYMNMQMGQPEKAFMFFEMNIKYNPTSANAYDSMAEYYESQSDKENALKYLNKAYELSGDDYYKERIEALNKK, encoded by the coding sequence ATGAAATATTACATCTACTTATTTATACTTATCGGATCAATTTTAATGGTAAATCAACATGCAATTGCACAAACAACTGTTCCCCAAACAGAGCAATTTCAAAATCGAATAGTAGATTCCATATTTTCTAAAACTTTAAGTGAAAGCCGTGACTTTTGGGTAAGATTACCAGATAATTTTCGGCCAGATAGTGATGAAAAATATGCCGTGATTTATCTAATTGATGGATTTTCATTAGAAAGTACTTTGGAAGCTGTTTATGGTAATTATTGGGGGCATTACCTGCCACATATGATACTTGTTGGGATTTCTAATCGCAACAACCGAATAAGAGATTTAACTACTTCGCAGATAAAAATGAGACGCGGTAGTGCAATGAACGATGAAACTGGAGGTGCAGAAATCTTTACTAAATTTATGGAGGAGGAACTCATCCCATATATTGATAGTAAGTATCCAACTATGAACTATCGTACATTAATTGGACATTCTTATGCCGGATTGTTTACTATAAATATGTTGGTTAATCATAAACATCTCTTTCAAAACTATATAGCCATAGATCCAAGTTTGGATTGGGATGACCAAAAATTATTGAAGGAGGCAAAACAAAAGCTGAGTACAGAAAGTTATAAAGGCAAGTCCCTCTTTGTGTCTTTAGCTGCAGAGCAGCTACATATGTGGAATGAAGAAATAAACATGGAGAATATTATGGATGACTCTTCAGAATTTACTTTGTTTGCGCGTTCAATCATTGAATTTTCAAATTATACTAAATCTCAAAAACAGAATGGATTAAATTTTTCATGGAAAGTTTATAATGAAGATTTACATGGTACAGTTCCCTTACCATCAATAAGAGATGGGCTGATTTTTCTTTTTGAATGGTATCAATTTAAATCACCTCAAAAATATAATAACCCAGAAACCCCTATAGAAGAATTGGTTTCGCTATTGAAGGTGCAGGAACAAATTTATACCGAACATTTTGGTGTTCCTACTGCACCAATGATAGATGAAATGTTAAATGGCTATGGCTACATGAATATGCAAATGGGACAACCTGAAAAGGCCTTCATGTTTTTTGAAATGAATATTAAGTATAATCCAACAAGTGCAAATGCTTATGATTCTATGGCTGAGTATTATGAATCTCAAAGCGATAAAGAGAATGCCTTAAAATACTTAAACAAGGCCTATGAATTAAGTGGTGACGATTACTATAAAGAAAGAATTGAAGCTCTAAATAAAAAATAA
- the ltrA gene encoding group II intron reverse transcriptase/maturase, with translation MIKQVTSKKNLNEAYARVYRNKGSAGVDKVHIKELKSILQIHGKQYISHIERKRYQVSPILGVEIPKSNGKKRLLGIPTVVDRVFQQALHQVLQPLFEPDFQKHSYGFRPQRNAHQATAQSLLNINAGFQDIVDIDLKSFFDEVSHCILLELIYKKVQCKATMRLLRSFLRAPILINGRLQKRRKGVPQGSPLSPLLSNILLNELDKELEQRGHRYVRYADDFSIYVKSKEAAKRVGNSIYKYLRDHLQLPINRVKSGVRRPLDFQVLGFGFVPTYKKGEKGKYQLVVTRSKWQDFKSKLKYLTKKTIPASFDERIKRINLLIRGWINYFKPASIQSKLKKLEEWLRNRLRYCIWHHWKKPERKRKNLIRLGVNLDHAYAWSRTRMGGWAVAQSPILGTTITIKRLKMRGYVSLIEYYNRAV, from the coding sequence TTGATTAAACAAGTAACAAGTAAAAAGAATCTAAACGAAGCCTACGCGCGAGTGTACCGTAATAAGGGATCTGCTGGAGTGGATAAGGTTCACATTAAAGAACTAAAATCTATACTACAGATTCATGGAAAACAATACATTTCGCACATAGAAAGAAAGCGCTATCAGGTGTCTCCTATATTAGGTGTTGAAATCCCTAAAAGCAATGGCAAGAAACGATTACTCGGTATTCCTACAGTTGTTGATAGAGTATTTCAGCAGGCATTACATCAAGTATTGCAACCTTTATTTGAGCCAGACTTTCAAAAGCATAGTTACGGGTTCAGACCACAACGTAATGCCCATCAAGCCACGGCACAAAGCCTTTTAAATATCAATGCTGGTTTTCAAGATATAGTAGATATAGATTTAAAGAGTTTCTTTGATGAAGTATCACACTGTATACTTCTAGAGTTGATTTACAAAAAGGTACAGTGCAAAGCTACGATGCGGTTATTGCGTTCATTTCTTAGAGCGCCTATACTGATTAACGGTCGATTACAAAAACGCAGAAAAGGCGTTCCTCAGGGTTCGCCATTAAGTCCATTGCTTTCTAATATTCTGCTCAATGAGCTTGATAAAGAATTAGAGCAACGAGGACATCGTTATGTAAGATATGCCGATGATTTTAGTATTTACGTTAAAAGTAAAGAGGCTGCAAAGCGTGTAGGTAACAGTATCTATAAGTATTTGCGAGACCACCTCCAACTTCCCATAAATAGGGTAAAGAGCGGTGTGCGGAGACCTTTAGATTTCCAAGTATTAGGCTTTGGATTTGTGCCAACGTATAAGAAAGGGGAAAAAGGGAAGTATCAGCTCGTGGTAACTAGGTCTAAATGGCAAGATTTTAAGTCAAAACTTAAATACCTGACCAAAAAGACGATACCTGCAAGTTTTGATGAGCGTATCAAACGTATCAACCTATTAATACGTGGTTGGATAAATTACTTTAAACCTGCCTCCATTCAGTCGAAGCTTAAGAAGCTAGAAGAATGGCTAAGGAACCGATTGAGGTACTGCATATGGCATCACTGGAAGAAACCAGAACGGAAGCGTAAAAACCTAATCCGTTTAGGAGTAAACTTAGACCACGCCTATGCTTGGAGTCGCACAAGAATGGGAGGATGGGCAGTCGCTCAAAGCCCTATACTAGGCACTACAATTACTATTAAACGGTTAAAAATGAGAGGTTATGTTAGTCTAATCGAGTACTATAATCGAGCTGTATAA